The genomic segment CATGATCTTTTCATTTCCATTAACTTCGTGACTATTCCTTTTCTTTATATCCTTTTCTTGCATGTATCTCATATCATTCCATAACATTGTGTTCGTTGATTCCAAAACCTCGATACTCCTCTATAGTTTTTCTAATTTCACCTTTCAAGTGCTCAGATATCAATAGTATGAACAATCCCGTTATACATCCAGAAATCGATTTCGAGAAggttgtttgtttaggagaattcgaagttGAGAAAAGTGTTGAGGATTGTGTCTCGTCCCCTGAATTACTGAGAATGGTAGAATAAGAAGAGAAATAGATCCTACCCCATCAAGAATCTATAGAGGTAGTGAACTTGGGgaatgaagaaaaaaaacaagaagtgaagattgggacttccaTTTCAAAAAATACCAAGCGGGATTTGATCACCTTGCTCCGTGAATACAATGATTTGTTTGCCTGGTCTTATCAAGACATGCCAGGGTTAAGCACATATATTGTATTTTATAAGCTCCCACTAAAACCAGAATGCAAACCTGTTCAGCAGAGCTAAGAAGGATGTGACCCGAAATGCTATTGAAgataaaggaagaagtcaagaaatAATTTGATACCGGCTTTCTACAAGTCTCTAAATATCCTGAGTGGgtagctaacatagtcccggtaccgaAGAAAGATGGCAAAGTGCGAATGTGCGTAGATTATCGTGATCTGAATTAAGCAAGCCCCAAGGATAACTTTCCTTTGCCACACATCGATACTTTGGTGGATAATACGAAAAATCATTcactgttttctttcatggatggtttctcaggttATAATAAGATAAAGATAGCTCccgaggatatggagaaaaccacatttgtaacaatatggggaacgttctgctataAGGTAATGTCGTTTGGATTAAAGAATGTTAGGGTAACATATAAGAGGGCCATGGTGACgttgtttcatgatatgatgcacaaagaaatagaagtttatgtcgatgatatgattgctaaatctcgggAAGAAAAAGAGCATGTTGGGAATCTTAGGAAGCTGTTCGAAAGATTAAGAAAGTTCCAGTTGAAGCTTAACCCAGACAAATGTACTTTTGGGTCTACTTCGGGAAAACTGGTAGGTTTCATTGTCAGTGAgagaggtatcgaggttgatcgAGACAAGATAAAAGCCATACAAGAACTGCCACCCCTGCGCACACAAAAAGAAGTTAGAGGATTTGTAgaaaggttgaattacattgctcgatttaTTGTTCAACTTACCAATAAATATGGTCCAATTTTTCGACCCCTTCGAAAGCATAATCCGAGAGAATAGAATGAGGAGTGCCAAACAGCCTTTGACAAaataaaacagtatttgtctaaTCCTCTGGTGCTAGTATCGCCGACCCCTGAAAAACCTTTAATATTGTATCTGACCATatttgaaaactcaatgggttacgtactggggcaacatgatgagtcagggaaaagagaaaagatgaTTTACTACCTCAATAAAAAAGTTCACAGAGTATGAGGCAAAGTACCCGTCAATTGAAAATTTATGGTGTGCATTGGTCTGGGTAGTTCGGAGGCttagacaatacatgttgtatcatacgacatggttaatttcgaAGTTGGATCCGTTAAAATATATAATGGAATCACCCGCACTCttaggaagaatggcacgatgacAGATCTTATTGTCTGAGTATGACATCAtgtatgtgagccaaaagtcgataaaggGAAGCGCGATAGCTGACTTCTTGGCAAGTCGAGCAATAAAAGAGCACAAGTCTTTGAGATTCGATTTtccagatgaagacttgatgtgcatttcAAAAAAAGAGtgtgagtcatcaaaagagaaatcatggaagatgagctttggtGGTGCATCGAATGCATTGGGGCATAGGAACGGAGCAGTCTTAGTGTTACCGGAAGGGGACCATTACCCGCTCACTGCTAGATTAAATTTCTTCTGTACTAACAATATAGCGGAGTATGAAGCTAGCATCATGGGACTTCGTACAGCTATcgagagaaaaatcaaaatcttAGAGGTGTACGAGGACCCAGCATTAGTCATTGatcaaatccgtggagattgggaagtgagggatTCAAAATTAGTCAAGTATCGCGATCTCATTGCGAAATTGTTCAAAG from the Gossypium hirsutum isolate 1008001.06 chromosome D09, Gossypium_hirsutum_v2.1, whole genome shotgun sequence genome contains:
- the LOC107892645 gene encoding uncharacterized protein, which translates into the protein MYVSQKSIKGSAIADFLASRAIKEHKSLRFDFPDEDLMCISKKECESSKEKSWKMSFGGASNALGHRNGAVLVLPEGDHYPLTARLNFFCTNNIAEYEASIMGLRTAIERKIKILEVYEDPALVIDQIRGDWEVRDSKLVKYRDLIAKLFKEFKEVTFNFFPREENQLADALATLALMFKANRGIKIMPLQMSIYEVPAHYFNIEKESDGRPWFHDILQYIKNQ